One genomic segment of Desulforamulus reducens MI-1 includes these proteins:
- a CDS encoding PAS domain S-box protein, translating to MTINKKLLNVFVLLLAITFLNSVFLFKKFSDTYGQIDKIQSFQKQLTTFDELFLDIDAMATNLQDYIVLRDHKYLENYYRESSYIVKKQTELYNSPTLSKNQDVLQLMELSKSYMSFASLEVIQVLQTNNFSRANTEYLYTRNKELTNEIINKLNSIKKDNDNQISKYFHNTILNIDNKIILLLFILFSSLLLLPYLLYLMFKPSLTKCVYTSELAEYSNDAVMFIDSIGNVKYVNKSAQDLFGLLPENVVSKNVQQFPKLFPRLQNVIQPLFHSLMHQKESLKNKVTFKNDGRSIDLTVDYISINLFNRFIGVMMVSRCASRQNGKPLLLDTLEKERKRISIEIHDWIARYMSTIIHSLDYNLRLHKNGNLKGDQLMHNLNDLRNHCQNAAIEMRGIMNDIHPYLIDKVGLISALESYINTFEKLNNIKVYIFYHDRALKLKKKDEIIIYRIIQEALSNIVKHARASEVDINFTKEHDTLKIEIMDNGGTEGDFVAGKGLWGMKERANLMGGDIVFGFCETGFCVTLSVPILSGGQNDGENQNNAD from the coding sequence ATGACTATCAATAAAAAATTGTTAAATGTTTTTGTGCTTTTGCTGGCAATTACTTTTTTAAATTCCGTTTTTTTATTTAAGAAATTTAGTGATACCTATGGACAAATTGATAAAATACAGTCATTCCAAAAACAATTGACAACCTTTGATGAATTATTTTTGGATATTGATGCTATGGCTACCAATCTTCAAGATTATATTGTATTGAGAGATCATAAGTATTTAGAAAATTATTATAGGGAGAGTTCATACATTGTTAAAAAGCAAACAGAATTATATAATTCTCCTACCCTATCGAAAAATCAGGATGTATTACAATTAATGGAGTTAAGCAAGTCCTACATGTCCTTTGCTTCTCTCGAAGTCATTCAGGTATTGCAAACCAATAATTTCTCTCGGGCTAATACCGAATATTTATATACGAGAAATAAGGAGTTAACCAATGAAATAATAAATAAACTAAACAGTATTAAAAAGGATAATGACAACCAGATAAGTAAGTACTTTCATAACACAATTTTAAATATTGATAATAAAATTATCCTGTTGCTGTTTATTCTTTTCTCTTCACTACTACTTTTACCTTACCTTTTATATTTAATGTTTAAGCCTTCTTTAACTAAATGTGTTTATACAAGTGAGTTAGCAGAGTATTCCAACGATGCGGTTATGTTTATCGATAGTATTGGAAATGTAAAATATGTTAATAAATCAGCACAGGATTTATTTGGTTTACTACCTGAAAATGTCGTTAGCAAAAATGTTCAACAATTTCCTAAGCTTTTTCCACGGCTACAAAATGTAATTCAACCATTATTTCACTCCCTGATGCATCAAAAAGAATCATTAAAAAATAAGGTTACCTTCAAAAACGATGGCAGATCCATTGACTTAACCGTGGATTATATTTCTATTAATTTATTTAATCGTTTTATTGGTGTCATGATGGTTTCTAGATGTGCCAGCAGACAAAATGGTAAGCCACTTTTATTAGACACTTTGGAAAAGGAAAGAAAAAGGATATCCATAGAAATACATGATTGGATTGCTCGCTATATGTCAACCATTATCCATTCCCTCGATTATAATCTTCGTTTGCATAAAAACGGCAATTTGAAGGGGGATCAATTGATGCATAATCTTAATGATCTCCGAAACCATTGTCAAAATGCAGCCATTGAAATGAGGGGGATCATGAATGATATTCACCCTTACCTTATTGATAAAGTTGGACTGATTTCCGCTTTGGAATCCTATATTAATACCTTTGAAAAGTTAAATAATATTAAAGTGTACATTTTTTATCATGACCGGGCCCTCAAGCTCAAAAAGAAAGACGAAATTATCATTTATCGTATTATTCAGGAAGCACTGAGTAACATAGTTAAACATGCCAGGGCATCTGAAGTCGATATTAATTTTACAAAAGAGCACGACACATTAAAAATTGAAATCATGGATAATGGCGGTACAGAAGGTGACTTTGTGGCAGGAAAAGGCCTTTGGGGTATGAAAGAACGTGCAAACCTAATGGGGGGAGATATTGTATTTGGTTTCTGCGAGACAGGATTTTGTGTCACCTTAAGTGTTCCTATTCTATCAGGAGGCCAAAATGATGGAGAAAATCAAAATAATGCTGATTGA
- a CDS encoding response regulator transcription factor: MEKIKIMLIEDHNVFREGLKKLLELEENMKVVAEAGSCQEAMTKISNQVDVILMDIGLPDGDGLDLVTVIKKQYPHIRHVALTTYDDPIFIKKAMECGVRGFVPKYAFFDEIKSAVLMTFRGGSYLYPGLNADTLLNLSDSGLSEKEIQLLQLLTSGKNQKEIASDLFISLSTFRRRLKDIFSKLNVHSVQEALTIAAKKGIIK, from the coding sequence ATGGAGAAAATCAAAATAATGCTGATTGAAGACCATAATGTCTTCCGGGAAGGTTTAAAAAAGCTGCTAGAGCTAGAAGAAAATATGAAGGTCGTGGCCGAGGCCGGCTCCTGTCAGGAAGCAATGACCAAAATATCAAACCAGGTCGACGTCATTTTGATGGATATTGGTCTGCCGGATGGAGATGGTTTAGATTTAGTAACTGTTATTAAGAAACAATATCCCCATATAAGGCATGTGGCTCTCACAACCTACGATGATCCTATATTTATTAAAAAAGCAATGGAATGTGGTGTACGGGGTTTTGTTCCGAAGTATGCATTTTTTGATGAGATAAAGTCGGCAGTTTTAATGACTTTTAGGGGCGGGTCTTATCTTTATCCTGGACTAAATGCAGATACTCTGCTTAATTTATCGGATTCCGGTCTATCGGAAAAGGAGATTCAGCTTTTGCAGTTACTAACCAGTGGCAAAAACCAAAAAGAAATAGCATCCGATCTATTTATTAGTCTTTCTACCTTTAGAAGAAGACTAAAGGATATTTTCTCTAAATTAAATGTCCATTCAGTGCAAGAGGCCCTGACAATCGCCGCAAAAAAGGGTATTATAAAGTAG
- a CDS encoding PAS domain-containing protein → MKNPTYYKPVFQTLLSVFLVSVFILFALMEFRHTNKVLTQFETGIKQIAINKTNLYIDNLKSITVNAANKFENESSLHNFNLNNLLLMDSRITNLYIFENNGKVLKSTNNSLSNEQIRQLVIKSSGLHLFDVILSGIYKDEAKYDVISLAIPLGKKVEFKNLVMVIEFRIDQYRNELLEEFLSPNYKIAVFDSLGNTVIWPFDDIDLKSFDRSAETFYADKSRYNVSSNKSDENWQVIVFFKSTNFEFFRAITILFLVFALYICLYELLVEFWGVNTAKTYFENIDFAIFNQINEGVIIANNAGRIIFANEAAHHIFADRKNTLRNVMLKEILGNAGDTSGQQDKSFTFSVLFQDKLLKAIHSPIIKNNKILGSLSVIRTNEENESIDSNVLNTLVESLPQGIVFINKHHDVILANLMAKCYINNLLPGTSIEVVDRELAKIIYNNIDSGLSKRIQLSNNRIYEISPIYDDDGIYLGTLVIILTE, encoded by the coding sequence ATGAAAAATCCTACTTATTATAAACCAGTATTTCAAACATTATTGTCTGTTTTTTTGGTAAGTGTGTTTATATTATTTGCCTTAATGGAATTTCGGCATACCAATAAAGTTCTAACCCAGTTTGAAACAGGGATAAAACAAATAGCTATCAACAAAACCAATCTGTACATTGATAACTTAAAATCCATTACTGTTAATGCAGCAAACAAATTTGAAAATGAAAGTTCATTACACAATTTTAACCTCAATAATTTGTTGTTAATGGATTCTCGCATAACTAACTTATACATCTTTGAAAACAACGGGAAGGTTTTAAAGTCTACCAACAATAGTTTATCCAATGAGCAAATTCGGCAACTTGTCATTAAGTCATCGGGCTTACACCTATTTGATGTCATATTATCTGGGATCTATAAAGATGAGGCAAAGTACGATGTGATTAGTTTAGCAATCCCTTTGGGAAAGAAGGTTGAGTTCAAGAACCTTGTCATGGTTATTGAATTTAGAATTGATCAATATAGAAATGAACTTTTAGAGGAATTCTTAAGTCCAAACTATAAAATAGCTGTATTTGATTCCTTAGGCAATACGGTGATATGGCCCTTTGATGATATTGACTTAAAGTCCTTTGATCGAAGTGCAGAGACCTTCTATGCAGACAAAAGCAGATATAATGTTTCTTCAAATAAGTCAGATGAGAATTGGCAAGTAATAGTCTTTTTTAAATCTACAAATTTTGAGTTTTTTAGAGCCATCACCATCCTCTTTCTGGTGTTTGCTTTATACATTTGCCTTTACGAACTACTGGTGGAATTTTGGGGAGTAAATACAGCTAAAACCTATTTTGAGAATATTGATTTTGCTATCTTTAATCAAATTAACGAAGGTGTCATTATCGCCAATAATGCCGGGAGGATCATCTTTGCCAATGAAGCCGCCCACCATATCTTTGCCGATCGCAAAAACACTTTACGCAACGTAATGTTAAAGGAAATTCTTGGCAATGCTGGAGATACTTCCGGCCAACAGGATAAATCCTTTACTTTTTCTGTGCTTTTTCAAGATAAACTATTAAAGGCGATCCACTCCCCCATTATTAAAAACAATAAAATTCTAGGCTCATTGTCAGTTATTCGAACTAATGAAGAAAACGAAAGCATTGATAGTAATGTATTAAATACACTTGTGGAATCTCTGCCACAGGGAATTGTTTTTATTAATAAACATCACGACGTCATACTGGCCAATCTAATGGCAAAATGTTATATCAATAATTTGTTACCTGGTACAAGCATAGAAGTCGTAGACCGGGAATTAGCAAAAATTATTTATAACAATATAGACTCTGGACTTTCCAAGCGGATTCAATTGTCTAACAACCGCATTTATGAAATTTCACCCATCTATGACGATGATGGCATCTACCTTGGCACCCTGGTGATTATTCTTACGGAATAA
- a CDS encoding YeiH family protein, whose product MSNKTSDIVKTLPGIFLMFTIAVIAMGGEDLGIPWQGLETYFKTNPYITNTFIKAVPLNYILLCILLGIIIGNLINIPKWIMAGVTTSRLFIKVGVILLGSLYSFRDVAQLGGTAIFLVLTFVIMTLTVTLWLGKRANMDPASAAVLAAGTSVCGVSAIVATAPAVRARTTDVVFSIATILSFGVVSIFLFPVVGKLLNLSAHQFGVWSGTGILSSGQVLAVCLIFDPGTAHHASVSLKTGEIYNLARVLFLPFVVLALAAMTSRSVELLDDHITIHTGLWSKFPLFVLGFLIMVFLTSFGLLGQVSPPSPELITIRKLYNWFFAIGLTGLGMQISFSELKKAGGKPLIVGSLAALLKAILALAFVLMFIPEKP is encoded by the coding sequence ATGTCTAACAAAACCTCTGATATTGTCAAAACATTGCCCGGTATATTCTTAATGTTTACCATTGCGGTAATTGCTATGGGTGGAGAAGATCTTGGTATTCCCTGGCAAGGGTTGGAAACATACTTTAAAACAAATCCTTATATAACTAATACATTTATAAAGGCTGTACCTTTGAATTACATCCTTTTATGTATTCTATTGGGAATTATCATCGGGAACTTGATCAATATCCCTAAGTGGATCATGGCAGGAGTGACAACATCTCGCCTGTTTATCAAAGTAGGGGTTATTTTACTGGGTTCACTTTATAGTTTTAGGGATGTGGCCCAATTGGGAGGAACGGCCATATTTCTTGTTCTAACCTTTGTTATCATGACCCTAACTGTTACATTATGGCTGGGCAAAAGAGCCAATATGGATCCTGCCTCAGCTGCCGTTTTAGCCGCAGGGACATCTGTTTGTGGGGTGTCTGCCATTGTAGCTACAGCCCCTGCAGTGAGGGCGAGGACTACGGATGTTGTCTTTTCTATTGCAACAATTCTTAGCTTTGGTGTTGTTTCTATTTTTTTATTTCCTGTCGTTGGCAAGCTGTTAAATTTAAGCGCTCATCAGTTTGGCGTATGGTCAGGAACAGGAATACTAAGTTCTGGCCAAGTTTTGGCAGTGTGTCTAATCTTTGACCCGGGGACGGCCCATCATGCCTCAGTAAGTTTAAAGACTGGGGAAATTTATAACTTGGCACGAGTCCTTTTCTTACCCTTCGTTGTACTTGCTTTAGCAGCAATGACCAGTCGTTCAGTTGAATTATTGGATGATCACATAACCATTCATACCGGACTGTGGAGTAAATTCCCACTGTTTGTTTTGGGTTTTTTAATTATGGTCTTTCTTACTTCCTTCGGCCTGTTGGGGCAGGTATCACCACCATCGCCGGAGTTAATAACCATCCGTAAATTGTATAACTGGTTTTTTGCCATTGGCTTGACTGGCTTAGGCATGCAAATATCCTTTTCTGAGTTAAAAAAAGCAGGAGGAAAGCCATTAATAGTAGGGTCTTTAGCTGCCCTGCTAAAGGCCATACTGGCACTTGCTTTTGTTCTAATGTTTATTCCAGAGAAACCTTAG
- the mdh gene encoding malate dehydrogenase, with product MKRKKITIVGAGNVGATCAHWAAAKELGDIVLIDVAEGIPQGKALDLMEAAPVEGYDSVIIGTNDYADTADSDVVVITAGVARKPGMSRDDLLNINAGIVRKVTEEIVKYSPNAYLLIVTNPVDVSAYIAYKASGFSANRVFGLSGVLDSARFRTFIARELNVSFEDVISFVLGGHGDDMVPMVRYTYVGGIPVEKLIPTDRLEAMVERARKGGAEIVNYLKTGSAYYAPSASVMQMAECILKDKKRILPVSAFLQGEYGESDVFSGVPAIIGGDGVEKIIELDLDDEEMAALRKSINSVRNNISKLG from the coding sequence ATGAAAAGGAAGAAAATTACTATTGTGGGTGCAGGGAATGTAGGGGCAACCTGTGCTCATTGGGCTGCGGCAAAGGAATTAGGAGATATCGTACTTATCGATGTGGCTGAAGGGATACCCCAGGGAAAAGCGCTGGACTTAATGGAAGCAGCTCCAGTGGAAGGGTATGACAGCGTGATAATAGGTACCAATGATTATGCAGATACCGCTGATTCCGATGTTGTTGTGATTACCGCCGGAGTAGCTCGAAAACCGGGCATGAGTCGGGACGATTTATTGAATATCAATGCCGGAATTGTAAGAAAGGTCACTGAAGAAATTGTTAAGTATTCTCCCAATGCCTATCTACTGATAGTGACAAACCCTGTGGATGTAAGCGCATATATCGCTTATAAAGCCAGTGGCTTTTCAGCAAACCGCGTTTTTGGTTTATCCGGGGTTCTTGATTCAGCTCGTTTTCGCACTTTCATAGCCAGAGAATTAAATGTTTCCTTTGAAGATGTAATATCCTTTGTTTTAGGTGGTCATGGTGATGATATGGTTCCCATGGTTCGCTACACCTATGTGGGCGGTATCCCCGTTGAAAAACTGATTCCCACTGATCGTTTAGAAGCAATGGTAGAACGGGCCAGGAAGGGCGGGGCGGAAATCGTTAACTATCTAAAGACTGGAAGTGCCTATTATGCTCCCAGTGCATCGGTTATGCAAATGGCAGAGTGTATTCTAAAAGATAAGAAGCGCATTCTTCCTGTTTCTGCTTTCTTACAAGGAGAGTACGGCGAATCAGATGTTTTCTCTGGTGTGCCGGCTATCATAGGCGGCGATGGTGTGGAGAAGATTATTGAGCTTGATCTGGACGATGAGGAAATGGCTGCCCTTAGAAAATCCATTAATTCTGTAAGAAACAATATTTCTAAATTAGGATGA
- the sdhB gene encoding succinate dehydrogenase iron-sulfur subunit — MSKMVSLKIKRQSDVSTAAYWEEFMIPYKEKMNVISLLKEIQKNPVNAKGEATTPVVWECNCLEEVCGACTMLINGKARQACSALVDQLQQPIVLEPLSKFPLVRDLMVDRSIMFDHLKKVKAWIPIDGTYDLGPGLRMAQRVQEDSYPISRCMTCGCCLEACPNVNSKSKFIGPAPLAQVKLFNSHPTGAMNQEERLDAIMGVGGITDCGNAQNCVKVCPKQIPLAKTIAQLNRDTTIHGIKRWLGR, encoded by the coding sequence ATGAGTAAAATGGTGTCCTTAAAGATTAAACGTCAGTCTGATGTATCCACAGCGGCTTATTGGGAAGAATTTATGATTCCATATAAAGAAAAAATGAATGTTATATCTCTTTTAAAGGAGATTCAAAAGAACCCAGTGAATGCCAAGGGAGAAGCAACAACACCCGTGGTTTGGGAGTGCAACTGTTTAGAAGAAGTATGCGGCGCTTGTACCATGCTTATTAATGGAAAAGCACGGCAGGCATGTTCGGCTCTGGTTGACCAGCTTCAGCAACCCATTGTATTAGAACCCTTAAGTAAATTCCCCCTTGTGCGTGATTTAATGGTTGATCGTTCTATTATGTTTGATCATTTAAAGAAGGTTAAGGCATGGATTCCCATTGATGGAACATACGACCTTGGTCCGGGACTCCGTATGGCTCAAAGGGTTCAGGAAGACTCCTACCCCATTTCCCGCTGCATGACCTGTGGCTGTTGTTTGGAAGCTTGCCCCAATGTTAATAGCAAATCAAAATTTATTGGACCAGCTCCGTTGGCCCAAGTTAAACTGTTTAACTCTCACCCCACTGGTGCCATGAACCAAGAAGAAAGACTGGATGCCATCATGGGAGTGGGTGGTATCACAGACTGTGGGAATGCACAGAATTGTGTAAAGGTATGTCCTAAACAAATCCCGCTGGCTAAAACCATTGCGCAACTAAATAGAGATACAACAATACATGGTATAAAAAGATGGTTAGGCAGGTAA